From Candidatus Eremiobacterota bacterium, the proteins below share one genomic window:
- a CDS encoding PilT/PilU family type 4a pilus ATPase, with protein sequence MRIYDLVRGARARGATDLHFGGGDRPALRIGGRLVVLDAPPVDEPAARAFLAGALSAEQLGRLDARGTADGAAPRAADGAPYRVHAYRHGGGVRVAVRLLAQEVPTLERLGLPAVVATFAQRPAGLVLFTGPTGSGKTTALAALVDRINRGSERNVVTVEDPVEYVHVPARSFVTHCEIGRDVRDYAEALRGFLRADPDVILVGEMRDRATIAAALTAAETGHLVFATLHTNDAAQTVDRIVDAFAAEAHAQVRSQLASVLAGIVALRLIPRGDGTGRRAAAEILVGTDAVRALIREGKTHQLRNTIVTGRAAGMQTLETHLSELVVRGEIALADAQAATNRPCEVRTLERSVP encoded by the coding sequence ATTCGTATTTACGACCTCGTTCGCGGCGCGCGCGCTCGCGGCGCGACCGACCTGCACTTCGGCGGCGGCGACCGGCCCGCGCTGCGCATCGGCGGCCGGCTGGTCGTGCTCGACGCGCCGCCGGTCGACGAGCCGGCCGCGCGCGCGTTCCTCGCGGGCGCGCTTTCGGCCGAGCAGCTCGGGCGCTTGGACGCGCGCGGAACAGCCGACGGCGCCGCGCCGCGCGCGGCCGACGGCGCGCCGTACCGCGTCCACGCGTACCGCCACGGCGGCGGCGTGCGGGTCGCGGTCCGGCTGCTCGCGCAAGAGGTGCCGACGCTGGAACGGCTCGGTCTGCCGGCGGTCGTCGCGACGTTCGCGCAGCGGCCGGCGGGGCTCGTGCTCTTCACCGGCCCGACGGGAAGCGGAAAAACGACCGCGCTGGCGGCGCTGGTCGACCGAATCAACCGCGGCAGCGAGCGCAACGTCGTCACCGTCGAAGATCCCGTCGAGTACGTGCACGTCCCGGCGCGTTCGTTCGTCACCCACTGCGAGATCGGCCGCGACGTGCGCGACTACGCCGAAGCGCTGCGCGGCTTTCTGCGCGCCGACCCCGACGTGATCCTGGTCGGCGAGATGCGCGACCGCGCCACGATCGCCGCCGCGCTGACCGCCGCCGAGACGGGGCATCTCGTCTTCGCGACGCTGCACACCAACGACGCCGCGCAAACGGTCGACCGCATCGTCGACGCGTTTGCGGCCGAAGCGCACGCGCAAGTTCGCTCGCAGCTCGCGTCGGTGCTCGCCGGCATCGTCGCGCTGCGCCTGATCCCGCGCGGCGACGGCACCGGACGGCGCGCGGCGGCGGAGATCCTCGTCGGAACGGACGCCGTGCGGGCGCTGATCCGCGAAGGGAAGACGCACCAGCTTCGCAACACGATCGTCACCGGGCGCGCCGCCGGGATGCAAACGCTGGAGACGCATCTCTCGGAGCTCGTCGTGCGCGGCGAGATCGCGCTGGCCGACGCGCAAGCCGCGACGAACCGGCCGTGCGAGGTTCGCACGCTCGAGCGCAGCGTTCCATGA